A section of the Oryza sativa Japonica Group chromosome 1, ASM3414082v1 genome encodes:
- the LOC4325660 gene encoding uncharacterized protein: MDMISGMLRPAFDRITPSIASAAVFSFSRVVSFTGSFNSRTGLLTAADGEEETPLSPQAIETTASTGGVGAFDIEAPAAMTTTPDQAVLRDDVRGDDELIRRLSKSVQPVCLFCAAASLTMSVNLPASGGAGGALYGATLAFVCLGLFASLGLSMYTIVSRPGDAAVARVQKWAMVLALAFVLVSFTLRMWPVLVSSSSSPAPPPRST, encoded by the coding sequence ATGGACATGATATCTGGCATGTTACGGCCGGCGTTCGACCGGATCACGCCGTCCATCGCTTCCGCCGCCGTGTTCAGCTTCAGCCGCGTCGTCAGCTTCACCGGCTCCTTCAACAGCCGGACCGGACTTCtgaccgccgccgacggcgaggaggagactCCGTTGTCGCCGCAGGCGATCGAGACGACGGCGTCGACAGGTGGTGTTGGAGCGTTCGACATCGAGGCGCCTGCAGCGATGACGACGACACCAGATCAAGCTGTACTCCGCGATGAtgtccgcggcgacgacgagctgaTCAGGCGCCTGTCCAAGAGCGTCCAGCCCGTGTGCCTCTTctgcgcggcggcgtcgctcaCCATGTCCGTCAACctgccggcgagcggcggggccggcggcgcgctCTACGGCGCGACGCTGGCGTTCGTCTGCCTGGGCCTGTTCGCCAGCCTCGGCCTGTCCATGTACACCATCGTGTCCAGGCCCGGCGACGCCGCGGTGGCGAGGGTGCAGAAGTGGGCGATGGTGCTCGCCCTGGCGTTCGTGCTCGTCTCCTTCACGCTCCGCATGTGGCCGGTGCTcgtctcttcttcctcctcgccggcgccgccgccgcgctctacCTGA